The genomic interval CGCGGATGGTCTTGCCTTCCATCTGCCCGGGCCGCGTGATCGGCGCCTTGGCCAGCAGGTTGCGGGCCCCGTAATCGATGAAGCCGCCGACGATGAACTGCTCTTCAGCAAGCCGGGCCGAGAGGTCGTCGCCGATCGGGCCGGTGACGACGTCGCGAAGATGGGCGGCATCGCGAAACAGGAAAGGCAGGTCGAGCAACTGTAATTGCGGCGTCCAGGCCGAAAGCGCCGAGACGGTGGAGAGGCTCGCCTGCACGGCTCCGAGGCGGATATTCTCCGCCACCTGCTTTTCGCCGCCGAGCGCGCCATTGGTCACGATCCGGAAACGGAACCGGCCCGGCAGCCGCTGCTCGACCTCAGCGGCGAAGAAACGCCAGACCTTCGTCTCGGGTTTGTCCTCGCTGAGAAGCGAGGCGATGACGACATCGCGCGTGGCAGCGCTGGCGGTTCGCAGATAGGCGGGCGCGGCAAGCACTGCCACGGCGGCAGCGCCTGTTTTCATGAGACTGCGACGGTTGAGCGAAGTCATGGCAGACAAACCTTTCAGACAGGAACGGCAAAGAGGGTGATGACGAGCAGGGCGGTGAGAAGCGCCAGAAGAAAGGGACGCATCGCCCTGAACAGGCTTTCCGGCGAAAGACCGGTGACGCCGCCGACCACGAAGGCCAGCATGCCGACCGGCGGGGTGAGTCCGCCGATCATCAGGTTGACGACGAGGACGACGCCAAAGCGGATCGGATCAATTCCGGCGGAAACGGCGACCGGCAGCAGGACGGGACCAAGAAGCAGGATCGCCGCCCCGATATCCATCA from Martelella mediterranea DSM 17316 carries:
- a CDS encoding TRAP transporter substrate-binding protein, giving the protein MTSLNRRSLMKTGAAAVAVLAAPAYLRTASAATRDVVIASLLSEDKPETKVWRFFAAEVEQRLPGRFRFRIVTNGALGGEKQVAENIRLGAVQASLSTVSALSAWTPQLQLLDLPFLFRDAAHLRDVVTGPIGDDLSARLAEEQFIVGGFIDYGARNLLAKAPITRPGQMEGKTIRVINTPLHTRLWSAYGATPVGIPITETYNALATGVADAMDLTKSAYAGFKLYEVVPYMTETRHIRAAGVLYFSAGFWNSLDPETQTVLGAISAEAALYFNRLIVEDEAQSVALAKANGATFLEPEEMEAWRAGARGVWSDFAPIVGGMEMIEAVAQG